The following are from one region of the Synechococcus sp. CBW1108 genome:
- a CDS encoding succinate dehydrogenase cytochrome b subunit, whose translation MLFLLLHLAGVSLVLLQPPAFEAYATALHQSPWLLPAEGLLGATLVGHLGLTAWKLVANRQAGNRSALVSRRADRWGAWAARSLPLSAAILLLFLAVHLAQLRWPRPPAGLELARLLEVLGQPWWALLYGAAGLAAGLHLLHGAEAAHRSLGLLNRANGGAIRTAGRAVALLLGSGFLLVALLLNGRAVGWLA comes from the coding sequence GTGTTATTTCTACTGCTGCACCTGGCCGGGGTAAGCCTGGTCCTGCTGCAACCGCCGGCGTTTGAAGCCTATGCCACCGCCCTGCACCAAAGCCCCTGGTTGCTTCCGGCTGAAGGGCTGCTCGGTGCGACCCTGGTGGGTCACCTGGGGCTGACCGCCTGGAAGCTGGTGGCCAATCGCCAGGCGGGCAATCGATCGGCGTTGGTCTCGCGGCGGGCCGATCGCTGGGGGGCCTGGGCGGCCCGCAGCCTGCCCCTCAGCGCCGCAATCCTGCTGCTGTTCCTGGCGGTGCACCTGGCGCAGTTGCGCTGGCCCCGGCCCCCGGCTGGGCTGGAGCTGGCCCGACTGCTAGAAGTGCTGGGCCAGCCTTGGTGGGCCCTGCTCTATGGGGCAGCAGGCCTGGCGGCGGGCCTGCACCTGCTGCATGGAGCGGAGGCTGCCCATCGCAGCCTGGGCCTGCTGAATCGAGCCAATGGCGGGGCCATCCGCACGGCTGGGCGGGCGGTGGCACTGCTGCTGGGCAGCGGCTTTCTGCTGGTGGCGCTGCTGCTGAACGGGCGGGCTGTGGGGTGGCTGGCATGA
- a CDS encoding LexA family transcriptional regulator, with amino-acid sequence MAPGSPAASFTAQLIRCPASTVLLRVSGESMQGAGISHGDLLIVDRGLEARAGQVVVAWLEGGFTLKRLVRHRGRWRLEAAHPAYPPLELAPSGRPHIWGVALHVIRTHGA; translated from the coding sequence TTGGCCCCCGGCAGCCCAGCCGCCAGCTTCACCGCCCAGCTGATCCGCTGTCCGGCCAGCACCGTCTTGCTGCGGGTGAGTGGTGAGTCGATGCAGGGGGCCGGCATCAGCCACGGCGACCTGCTGATCGTGGATCGGGGCCTGGAGGCCCGGGCGGGCCAGGTGGTGGTGGCCTGGCTTGAGGGAGGCTTCACCCTCAAGCGCCTGGTGCGGCACCGGGGCCGGTGGCGCCTGGAGGCCGCCCATCCCGCCTATCCGCCCCTGGAGCTGGCCCCCTCTGGCCGCCCGCATATCTGGGGGGTGGCCCTGCATGTGATCCGCACCCATGGGGCGTGA
- a CDS encoding fumarate reductase/succinate dehydrogenase flavoprotein subunit codes for MSCLPDPRLPTGPLATAWRRTRDGLPLISPLRKRQLRIVVVGSGLAGSAAAASLAEQGYQVQLVTFHDSPRRAHSVAAQGGINAAKNYANDGDSVERLFADTLKGGDFRAREAGCYRLAEISGAIIDQCVAQGVPFAREYGGTLANRNFGGSQVSRTFYARGQTGQQLLYGAYQALMRQVAAGRVELLTRREMLELVTLDGVARGVVCRNLLSGELETYTANAVVLASGGYTNVYYLSTNALKSNASAIWRAHLEGALFANPCFTQIHPTCIPSGDAYQSKLTLMSESLRNDGRVWLPLKAGDRRPPDQIPEAERDYFLERQYPSYGNMVPRDVASRRARELCDGGHGVGQGGRSVYLDFHDAIASQGSEIIETRYGNLFEMYQRITGVDPMAAPMRIYPAPHYTMGGLWVDYHLMSSIPGLFVLGEANFSEHGANRLGASALMQGLADGYFIAPATVTAWLAEQGATAIGPDDPAVREACLEAGQRAQGRIEALLAVAGTRPVDSFHRALGQLMLEHCGIIRSAAGLQAGLAAVAELEAQFQRDLRVPGGAHEPNGELEKALRLSDFFGLAQLMLRDALAREESCGAHFREEHQSSGGEAVRDDQHFAHIAAWEHRPGAAPIRHQEPLSFSLLQPSTRNYQ; via the coding sequence ATGAGCTGCCTGCCCGATCCGCGCCTGCCCACCGGGCCCCTGGCCACGGCCTGGCGCCGCACTAGAGACGGGTTGCCCCTGATCAGCCCGCTGCGCAAGCGCCAATTGCGGATCGTGGTGGTGGGCAGCGGGCTGGCCGGATCGGCCGCGGCGGCCAGCCTGGCGGAGCAGGGCTACCAGGTGCAGCTGGTCACCTTCCACGACAGCCCGCGGCGGGCCCATTCGGTGGCCGCCCAGGGGGGTATCAATGCCGCCAAGAACTACGCCAACGACGGTGACAGCGTCGAGCGCCTGTTTGCCGACACGCTCAAGGGGGGAGACTTTCGGGCCCGGGAGGCCGGTTGTTACCGCCTGGCCGAAATCAGTGGCGCGATCATCGACCAGTGCGTCGCCCAGGGGGTGCCCTTTGCCCGGGAATATGGCGGCACCCTGGCCAACCGCAATTTCGGCGGCTCCCAGGTGAGCCGCACCTTCTACGCCCGCGGCCAGACCGGCCAGCAGCTGCTCTATGGCGCCTACCAGGCCCTGATGCGCCAGGTGGCGGCGGGGCGGGTCGAGTTGCTCACCCGGCGCGAGATGTTGGAGCTGGTCACCCTGGATGGGGTGGCCCGCGGGGTGGTGTGCCGCAACCTGCTCAGCGGCGAGCTCGAGACCTACACCGCCAATGCCGTGGTGCTGGCCAGTGGGGGCTACACCAACGTCTACTACCTCTCCACCAACGCCCTCAAATCGAATGCGAGTGCGATCTGGCGAGCCCACCTGGAGGGGGCGTTGTTTGCCAACCCCTGTTTCACCCAGATCCATCCCACCTGCATTCCCAGCGGCGATGCCTACCAGAGCAAGCTCACCTTGATGAGCGAGAGCCTGCGCAACGACGGCCGGGTCTGGTTACCGCTCAAAGCTGGCGACCGCCGCCCGCCGGATCAGATTCCGGAAGCCGAGCGCGATTATTTCCTCGAGCGCCAATATCCCAGCTACGGCAACATGGTGCCTAGGGATGTGGCCTCCAGACGGGCCCGGGAGCTCTGCGATGGAGGCCATGGGGTGGGGCAGGGCGGCCGCTCGGTCTATCTCGATTTCCATGACGCCATTGCCAGCCAGGGCTCCGAAATCATTGAAACCCGCTACGGCAATTTGTTTGAGATGTATCAGCGGATTACCGGGGTAGATCCGATGGCCGCACCGATGCGCATCTACCCCGCGCCGCATTACACCATGGGCGGTCTGTGGGTGGACTATCACCTGATGAGTTCGATCCCGGGCCTGTTTGTGCTCGGTGAGGCCAACTTCTCCGAGCATGGGGCCAACCGGCTCGGTGCCAGTGCCCTGATGCAGGGCCTGGCTGATGGCTACTTCATTGCTCCAGCCACCGTGACAGCCTGGCTCGCCGAGCAGGGGGCCACGGCGATTGGCCCAGATGATCCCGCTGTCCGGGAGGCCTGCCTGGAAGCGGGCCAGCGGGCCCAAGGGCGGATCGAGGCCCTGCTGGCGGTGGCTGGCACCAGGCCGGTGGACAGCTTCCATCGGGCACTGGGCCAGCTGATGCTGGAGCACTGCGGCATCATTCGCAGTGCCGCCGGCCTGCAGGCCGGCCTGGCAGCGGTGGCCGAGCTGGAAGCCCAGTTCCAGCGCGACCTGCGGGTGCCAGGCGGCGCCCATGAGCCCAATGGGGAACTGGAGAAGGCCCTGAGGCTCAGTGATTTCTTCGGCCTGGCCCAGCTGATGCTGCGCGATGCCCTGGCCCGGGAGGAATCCTGCGGGGCCCATTTCCGCGAGGAGCACCAGAGCTCCGGGGGCGAGGCCGTCCGCGACGATCAACACTTCGCCCACATCGCAGCCTGGGAACACCGGCCGGGCGCTGCTCCGATCCGGCACCAAGAACCCCTGAGCTTCAGCCTGCTCCAGCCGAGCACCCGCAACTACCAATGA